A part of Amycolatopsis lurida genomic DNA contains:
- a CDS encoding DUF2630 family protein: protein MADGDILSRIDELVSEEHELRSRAIGTGLSSDDRSRLASVEQQLDQCWDLLRQRRARVEFDDDPDQASARPISEVESYRQ from the coding sequence ATGGCCGACGGTGACATCCTCAGCCGGATCGACGAGCTGGTCAGCGAGGAGCACGAGCTCCGTTCGCGGGCGATCGGCACCGGGCTGAGCTCGGACGACCGGTCCCGGCTCGCGAGTGTGGAACAGCAGCTGGACCAGTGCTGGGATCTGCTGCGGCAGCGGCGGGCACGCGTGGAGTTCGACGACGATCCGGACCAGGCTTCGGCGCGGCCGATCTCCGAGGTGGAGTCTTACCGGCAGTAG
- a CDS encoding thioredoxin family protein: MSTVELTAANFDQVVSENDFVIIDFWADWCMPCRQFAPTYEKVSGNHDDIVFASVDTEAEQQLAAAFDVRSIPTLAVIRDKTVIYAQPGALPEKTLEDLIQQARDIDMDKLKEEAAKEA, from the coding sequence ATGAGCACTGTGGAGCTGACCGCCGCCAACTTCGATCAGGTCGTGTCGGAGAACGACTTCGTGATCATCGACTTCTGGGCGGACTGGTGCATGCCGTGCCGCCAGTTCGCACCGACCTACGAGAAGGTGTCGGGCAACCACGACGACATCGTCTTCGCGAGCGTCGACACCGAGGCCGAGCAGCAGCTGGCCGCGGCCTTCGATGTGCGTTCGATCCCCACGCTCGCGGTGATCCGCGACAAGACGGTCATCTACGCGCAGCCGGGCGCGCTCCCGGAGAAGACGCTGGAAGACCTCATCCAGCAGGCGCGCGACATCGACATGGACAAGCTCAAGGAAGAGGCGGCCAAGGAGGCCTGA
- a CDS encoding proline dehydrogenase family protein, whose translation MLRAPLLAAARSQRMRKLVEVVPATRSVVSRFVAGARTSDAARVVRELADQGLRVTLDHLGEDTTDAEQAATTVRAYEELLTALAADGLAFGADVSVKLSAVGQFLPVDGEKVALENARKICAAAEAVGATVTLDMEDHTTTDSTLGILKELRTEYPWVGAVLQAYLRRTEQDCRDLATEGSRVRLCKGAYAEPEEVAFQDKSEVDRSYVRCLKILMQGKGYPMVASHDPRMIAIAEKLAADAGRKADDHEFQMLYGIRPEEQRRIAGDGKTMRVYVPYGDEWYGYFMRRLAERPANLAFFLRGLATRG comes from the coding sequence ATGTTGCGTGCCCCGTTGCTCGCCGCCGCTCGATCCCAGCGGATGCGCAAGCTGGTCGAGGTCGTCCCCGCCACCCGATCGGTGGTCAGCCGGTTCGTCGCCGGTGCGAGGACGTCCGACGCCGCCCGGGTGGTCCGTGAACTGGCCGACCAGGGCCTCCGGGTCACCCTCGACCACCTCGGCGAGGACACCACCGATGCCGAGCAGGCCGCGACCACGGTCCGCGCCTACGAGGAACTGCTGACCGCGCTGGCGGCCGACGGCCTCGCGTTCGGCGCGGACGTCTCGGTGAAGCTGTCCGCCGTCGGGCAGTTCCTCCCCGTCGACGGGGAGAAGGTCGCGCTGGAGAACGCCCGCAAGATCTGCGCCGCGGCCGAAGCGGTCGGTGCCACGGTGACCCTCGACATGGAGGACCACACCACCACCGACTCGACGCTGGGCATCCTCAAGGAGCTGCGCACCGAGTACCCGTGGGTCGGCGCGGTGCTGCAGGCCTACCTGCGGCGCACCGAGCAGGACTGCCGCGATCTGGCTACGGAAGGTTCCCGCGTCCGGCTGTGCAAGGGCGCGTACGCCGAACCCGAGGAGGTCGCGTTCCAGGACAAGTCCGAAGTGGACAGGTCCTACGTGCGCTGCCTGAAGATCCTCATGCAGGGCAAGGGTTATCCGATGGTCGCCTCGCACGACCCGCGGATGATCGCGATCGCCGAGAAGCTCGCGGCCGACGCGGGCCGCAAGGCGGACGACCACGAATTCCAGATGCTGTACGGGATCCGTCCCGAGGAACAGCGCCGGATCGCGGGCGACGGCAAGACGATGCGCGTCTACGTCCCCTACGGCGACGAATGGTACGGCTATTTCATGCGCAGGCTGGCGGAACGCCCGGCGAACCTGGCGTTCTTCCTGCGCGGACTCGCCACCCGGGGCTGA
- the pruA gene encoding L-glutamate gamma-semialdehyde dehydrogenase: MDAVTQTPAPKNEPVLNYAPGSAERAELEGALKLLGNADPIDITATIGGEQRKGGGEKIEVVQPHNHKAVLGVIHSATAQDTHDAIAAAKAAAPGWRALSFDDRAAIILRAADLLAGPWRAKLNAATMLGQSKTAFQAEIDSACELIDFWRFNVAFGRQILAEQPVSSPGIWNRMEHRPLEGFVYAITPFNFTAISGNLPTAPALMGNVVLWKPSPTQSYAAHMLMRLLEEAGMPPGVINLLPGDGKAVSEVALTHRDLAGIHFTGSTATFQHLWATVGANISGYRTYPRLVGETGGKDFVLAHASADVDILRTALIRGAFEYQGQKCSAASRAYVPRSLWASLKDELVSETEAITYGDVTDLDNFGGAVIDRRAFDKHAAVLKSAADDPEIEVIAGGTADDSVGYFVRPTILVSDNPDHEIFRTEYFGPILALHVYDDSSDAGFDEVLKLVDETADYALTGAVIANDRTAVAKASEALRFAAGNFYVNDKPTGAVVGQQPFGGGRASGTNDKAGSVFNLLRWTSPRSVKETFVPPTSVRYPHQG; the protein is encoded by the coding sequence GTGGACGCCGTGACCCAGACCCCCGCCCCGAAGAACGAGCCGGTGCTGAACTACGCACCGGGCAGCGCTGAGCGCGCTGAACTCGAGGGCGCGCTCAAGTTGCTGGGCAACGCCGACCCCATCGACATCACCGCGACGATCGGTGGTGAGCAGCGCAAGGGCGGCGGCGAGAAGATCGAGGTCGTCCAGCCGCACAACCACAAGGCCGTGCTGGGCGTCATCCACAGCGCGACCGCGCAGGACACCCACGACGCGATCGCCGCCGCGAAGGCCGCCGCCCCGGGCTGGCGCGCGCTGTCCTTCGACGACCGCGCCGCGATCATCCTGCGCGCCGCCGACCTGCTGGCCGGCCCGTGGCGCGCCAAGCTGAACGCCGCCACCATGCTCGGCCAGTCGAAGACCGCGTTCCAGGCCGAGATCGACTCCGCCTGCGAGCTGATCGACTTCTGGCGTTTCAACGTCGCCTTCGGCCGTCAGATCCTCGCCGAGCAGCCGGTCAGCTCGCCCGGTATCTGGAACCGGATGGAGCACCGCCCGCTCGAGGGCTTCGTGTACGCCATCACCCCGTTCAACTTCACCGCGATCTCCGGCAACCTGCCGACCGCGCCCGCGCTGATGGGCAACGTCGTGCTGTGGAAGCCGTCGCCGACGCAGAGCTACGCCGCGCACATGCTGATGCGGCTGCTCGAAGAGGCGGGCATGCCGCCGGGCGTCATCAACCTGCTTCCGGGCGACGGCAAGGCCGTTTCCGAGGTCGCCCTGACCCACCGCGACCTGGCCGGGATCCACTTCACCGGTTCCACCGCGACCTTCCAGCACCTGTGGGCCACCGTCGGCGCCAACATCTCCGGCTACCGCACGTACCCGCGGCTGGTCGGCGAGACCGGCGGCAAGGACTTCGTGCTCGCGCACGCCTCCGCCGACGTCGACATCCTGCGCACCGCGCTGATCCGCGGCGCCTTCGAGTACCAGGGCCAGAAGTGCTCGGCCGCGTCCCGCGCCTACGTCCCGCGTTCGCTCTGGGCGAGCCTGAAGGACGAGCTGGTCTCCGAGACCGAGGCCATCACTTACGGCGACGTCACCGATCTGGACAACTTCGGTGGCGCCGTGATCGACCGCCGCGCCTTCGACAAGCACGCCGCCGTGCTGAAGAGCGCGGCCGACGACCCCGAAATCGAGGTCATCGCCGGTGGTACCGCCGATGACAGCGTCGGCTACTTCGTGCGCCCGACGATCCTGGTGTCGGACAACCCGGACCACGAGATCTTCCGCACCGAGTACTTCGGCCCGATCCTCGCGCTGCACGTCTACGACGACAGCAGCGACGCGGGCTTCGACGAGGTTCTGAAGCTGGTCGACGAGACCGCCGACTACGCGCTCACCGGCGCGGTCATCGCGAACGACCGCACGGCCGTCGCGAAGGCGTCCGAGGCGCTGCGCTTCGCCGCCGGCAACTTCTACGTCAACGACAAGCCGACCGGTGCGGTCGTCGGCCAGCAGCCCTTCGGCGGCGGCCGCGCGTCCGGCACCAACGACAAGGCCGGTTCGGTGTTCAACCTGCTCCGCTGGACGAGCCCGCGCTCGGTCAAGGAGACGTTCGTTCCGCCCACCAGCGTCCGTTACCCCCACCAGGGCTGA
- a CDS encoding PucR family transcriptional regulator — MITVSSLTTQTTPGASLRHVLATLGEPLVRVLAAPGGLGVGVEEVVIHDPEDPPDAHPGDLVLVIGARGRSAAGAIRAAARSGAAAVAVKNGMAVVNVAADAGIALIEVGHEARWEQVEALARGVVDAARAGGEADSGEVLGDLFSLAQTIATLTGGLVSIEDTASRVLAYSRAGDEVDELRRLSILGREGPERYLAMLREWGVYQRLRAGEGIVRIDERPDLGIRRRIAAGIHAGSQPLGTIWVQEGAHPLTESAEVALLGASRALAPQLIRHRTLPSPELRLREDLLAGLLDGRLDAESVADDIGADPGKPAMVLAFSLPRDRAATDRQLRRAELVHLITVHTAAYRRSALVSVIGGRVYALLPDLPEHAEPRILTLAKEIAGTARRHLDVRVRAALGGVVPSLSDAAASRGDADRVLATMARGHGTADVASLADVRAEVLLSEVLAFLGEQPRIRDPRLTELVAHDAEHGGILVPAVLAYLDAFGDVRKAARELNIHPNTVRYRVRRAGEVCGIDLDDPAQRILTQLLLRL; from the coding sequence GTGATCACAGTGTCCTCCCTGACTACTCAGACGACCCCTGGCGCTTCCCTGCGGCATGTCCTCGCCACCCTTGGGGAACCGCTGGTCAGGGTGCTCGCGGCCCCGGGCGGGCTCGGTGTCGGCGTGGAGGAGGTCGTCATCCACGATCCGGAGGATCCGCCCGACGCCCATCCGGGTGACCTCGTCCTGGTGATCGGCGCTCGCGGACGCTCCGCCGCGGGTGCGATCCGGGCGGCGGCGCGGTCCGGCGCGGCCGCCGTCGCGGTCAAGAACGGCATGGCCGTCGTGAACGTCGCGGCCGACGCGGGGATCGCGCTGATCGAAGTCGGCCACGAAGCGCGCTGGGAACAGGTCGAAGCCCTGGCCAGGGGCGTCGTCGACGCCGCTCGCGCAGGTGGCGAGGCGGACAGCGGCGAGGTCCTTGGCGATCTGTTCTCACTAGCGCAGACCATCGCGACCCTGACCGGCGGCCTGGTCAGCATCGAGGACACCGCGAGCCGCGTGCTGGCCTATTCGCGGGCGGGCGACGAGGTGGACGAGCTGCGCAGGCTTTCCATCCTCGGCCGCGAAGGCCCGGAACGCTATCTCGCGATGCTGCGCGAATGGGGCGTTTACCAGCGTCTTCGCGCCGGTGAAGGCATCGTCCGCATCGACGAACGGCCCGATCTCGGCATCCGGCGGCGGATCGCGGCCGGGATCCACGCCGGATCGCAGCCGCTGGGCACGATCTGGGTCCAGGAGGGCGCGCATCCGCTCACCGAAAGCGCGGAGGTCGCCCTGCTCGGCGCCAGCCGCGCGCTCGCGCCGCAGCTGATCCGGCACCGGACGCTGCCCAGCCCGGAACTCCGCTTGCGCGAGGATCTGCTGGCGGGGCTGCTCGACGGCCGACTCGACGCCGAGTCCGTCGCCGACGACATCGGCGCGGACCCCGGGAAACCCGCCATGGTGCTGGCGTTCTCGCTCCCCCGCGACCGGGCCGCGACCGACCGGCAGCTCCGGCGCGCGGAGCTGGTGCACCTGATCACCGTGCACACCGCCGCGTACCGGCGGAGCGCGCTGGTGAGCGTGATCGGCGGCCGGGTCTACGCGCTCCTTCCCGACCTCCCCGAGCACGCCGAACCGCGGATCCTGACGCTGGCCAAGGAGATCGCCGGTACCGCGCGACGGCATCTCGACGTCCGGGTGCGCGCGGCGCTGGGCGGTGTGGTCCCCAGCCTCTCCGACGCGGCGGCCTCGCGTGGCGACGCGGACCGTGTACTGGCGACGATGGCGCGCGGGCACGGGACCGCGGACGTCGCCTCGCTGGCCGACGTCCGGGCCGAGGTCCTGCTCTCGGAGGTGCTCGCGTTCCTCGGCGAGCAGCCGAGGATCCGCGATCCTCGGCTGACCGAACTGGTCGCCCACGACGCCGAGCACGGCGGCATCCTGGTGCCCGCCGTGCTCGCCTATCTCGACGCGTTCGGCGACGTCCGGAAGGCGGCGCGCGAGCTGAACATCCACCCGAACACGGTCCGCTACCGGGTGCGCCGCGCCGGCGAGGTGTGCGGGATCGATCTCGACGACCCCGCGCAACGCATCCTCACCCAGCTTCTGTTGCGCCTCTAG
- a CDS encoding S1 RNA-binding domain-containing protein codes for MSPTENWRAFVTAHADGGVLDGVVTRVLPFGAFVEVAPGMEGLLPTVGGTGPLAAGAAVVVRLDKLDVQNRRFSLILA; via the coding sequence ATGTCTCCCACCGAAAACTGGCGGGCTTTCGTCACCGCGCACGCCGATGGCGGCGTTCTGGACGGCGTCGTCACGCGGGTGCTCCCGTTCGGCGCGTTCGTCGAAGTGGCCCCCGGGATGGAAGGGCTGTTGCCGACCGTCGGCGGAACCGGCCCGCTCGCCGCCGGGGCGGCCGTCGTGGTACGGCTGGACAAGCTGGACGTCCAGAACCGGCGGTTCAGCCTGATCCTGGCCTGA
- a CDS encoding LLM class flavin-dependent oxidoreductase — translation MPARSGRVDPKVITLSVLDRSPTRRGGDAPRALRDTVAFARDIEALGYHRFWVSEHHSVPGVAGSAPTVLAAAIASATERIRVGTGGVMLPNHRPLVVAEQFGVLESLFPGRIDMGLGRSVGFTGGVRQALGHDKDDADRFGDQVRELLGFLAGDQTTYPGVHAIPAEGLRVPAFLLATGAGARLAAELGLPLVIAPVRGEGPMLEAIEGYRAGFRPSARASRPYVVVSTAIAVAETAERARRLLIPEAWSTVYSRTHGVFPPLAPVEEILAGPLSDRDRERLDRALDGQLAGTPDEIGDRLAELAATTGADEILVTTSTFDQTERLDSYRALAEVAGLRSLAAAS, via the coding sequence ATGCCCGCCCGGTCCGGGCGCGTTGACCCGAAGGTGATCACGCTTTCGGTACTGGACCGGTCCCCGACCCGCCGCGGCGGCGACGCGCCCCGCGCCCTGCGGGACACGGTCGCCTTCGCGCGGGACATCGAAGCGCTCGGTTATCACCGGTTCTGGGTCTCCGAACACCACAGCGTGCCCGGCGTCGCCGGTTCGGCGCCGACGGTGCTGGCGGCCGCCATCGCTTCGGCGACCGAACGGATCCGGGTCGGCACGGGCGGCGTGATGCTGCCGAACCACCGGCCGCTCGTGGTCGCGGAACAGTTCGGTGTACTCGAATCGCTCTTCCCCGGCCGGATCGACATGGGGCTGGGGCGTTCGGTCGGGTTCACCGGCGGGGTCCGGCAGGCGCTCGGGCACGACAAGGACGACGCCGATCGCTTCGGTGACCAGGTTCGCGAGCTGCTGGGCTTCCTCGCGGGCGATCAGACGACGTATCCGGGTGTGCACGCCATCCCCGCGGAAGGCCTGCGTGTGCCCGCGTTCCTGCTGGCCACCGGCGCCGGGGCGCGGCTGGCCGCGGAACTGGGGCTGCCGCTGGTGATCGCGCCGGTCCGGGGTGAGGGACCGATGCTCGAAGCCATCGAGGGGTACCGCGCCGGGTTCCGCCCGTCCGCGCGGGCGTCGCGGCCGTACGTCGTGGTGTCCACGGCGATCGCGGTCGCCGAGACGGCCGAACGGGCACGGCGGTTGCTGATCCCCGAAGCGTGGTCGACGGTCTACTCGCGGACGCACGGCGTCTTCCCGCCGTTGGCCCCGGTGGAAGAGATCCTCGCCGGTCCGCTGTCGGACCGCGACCGGGAGCGGCTGGACCGGGCGCTCGACGGTCAGCTCGCCGGCACCCCGGACGAGATCGGCGACCGGCTGGCCGAGCTCGCCGCCACGACCGGAGCCGACGAGATCCTGGTGACCACCAGCACTTTCGACCAGACGGAGCGGCTGGATTCCTATCGCGCGCTGGCCGAGGTCGCCGGGCTTCGGAGCCTGGCCGCGGCGTCGTGA
- a CDS encoding DUF6221 family protein, with product MDDLIAFLAARVGQRQALIMQAVKKTEINESLTRGETKVVIEKKIRSLNDLELDTVNQMINEIEATRRLLQAHRTTVSEKVPGFPLYGNEYWCETCHVPADEAGTNWCLTLRLLALPHADHPDYSERWRP from the coding sequence GTGGACGACCTGATCGCCTTTCTCGCCGCGCGTGTGGGGCAACGCCAGGCGTTGATCATGCAGGCGGTCAAGAAAACCGAGATCAACGAATCGCTCACCCGCGGTGAGACCAAGGTCGTCATCGAAAAGAAGATCCGTTCGCTCAACGACCTCGAACTCGACACGGTCAATCAGATGATCAACGAGATCGAGGCGACCCGGCGGCTCCTGCAGGCGCACCGCACCACGGTCTCGGAGAAGGTGCCCGGATTCCCCTTGTACGGCAACGAGTACTGGTGCGAGACCTGCCATGTGCCCGCCGACGAGGCGGGGACGAACTGGTGCCTGACCCTGCGGCTGCTGGCCCTGCCGCACGCCGACCACCCGGACTACAGCGAGCGCTGGCGCCCCTGA
- the ligD gene encoding non-homologous end-joining DNA ligase — protein sequence MPKNGEPIEVEAGGRKVRVSSPDKVYFPARGITKRQVVEHYVAVGEPLLRAIGERPTTLKRYVDGVEGEWFYAKRVPKGAPEWVETAKITFPSGRTAEEVCPTEPAVFAWAANLGTFDFHPWPVRRPDVDHPDELRIDVDPPDEAGFADAVEVAGVVREVLDSAGLVGYPKTSGGRGVHVLVRIRPEWDFIEVRHAVIALGREVERRIPDRATIAWWKEERGGRVFIDYNQAARDRTVASAWSVRGTQRATVSTPLTWDLLTEVDPDDFDVLTAGAFYAERGDLHAPMDERAFGIETLLEWYARDERDHGVGEMPYPPDYPKMPGEPKRVQPSKARDDT from the coding sequence ATGCCCAAGAACGGTGAACCGATCGAGGTCGAAGCGGGCGGGCGCAAGGTCCGCGTGTCCAGCCCGGACAAGGTGTACTTCCCGGCGAGGGGGATCACGAAGCGCCAGGTCGTGGAGCACTACGTCGCGGTCGGAGAGCCTCTGCTGCGCGCGATCGGGGAGCGGCCGACGACGCTGAAGCGCTACGTCGACGGCGTCGAGGGCGAGTGGTTCTACGCCAAGCGCGTGCCGAAGGGCGCCCCGGAGTGGGTGGAGACCGCGAAGATCACCTTCCCGTCCGGCCGGACGGCCGAGGAGGTCTGCCCGACCGAGCCCGCCGTGTTCGCCTGGGCGGCGAACCTGGGCACCTTCGACTTCCACCCCTGGCCGGTGCGGCGGCCCGACGTCGACCATCCCGACGAACTCCGTATCGACGTGGACCCGCCGGACGAGGCGGGCTTCGCCGACGCGGTCGAGGTCGCGGGCGTGGTGCGCGAGGTGCTCGACTCGGCGGGGCTGGTCGGCTACCCGAAGACCTCGGGTGGCCGCGGCGTGCACGTCCTGGTGCGGATCCGGCCGGAGTGGGACTTCATCGAGGTCCGGCACGCGGTGATCGCGCTGGGTCGCGAGGTCGAACGCCGGATCCCGGACAGGGCGACCATCGCGTGGTGGAAGGAAGAGCGCGGCGGCAGGGTCTTCATCGACTACAACCAGGCCGCCCGCGACCGCACGGTGGCGTCGGCCTGGTCGGTCCGCGGCACCCAGCGGGCGACGGTGTCGACGCCGCTGACCTGGGATCTGCTGACCGAGGTCGACCCGGACGACTTCGATGTCCTCACCGCCGGCGCCTTCTACGCCGAGCGCGGCGACCTGCACGCGCCGATGGACGAGCGGGCTTTCGGCATCGAGACGCTGCTGGAGTGGTACGCGCGGGACGAGCGTGACCACGGCGTCGGCGAGATGCCGTATCCGCCGGACTACCCGAAGATGCCCGGCGAGCCGAAGCGCGTCCAGCCGAGCAAGGCACGGGACGACACCTGA
- a CDS encoding GNAT family N-acetyltransferase has translation MIDTEALRTQPELTGGHVVLTQLDETYFETAWKALQEPETIRLTGTHTRFTPEQIRTWLAGRTGLDDRADYAIVRKEDRAHVGDLALTDIDKDNRSASFRIALNGPEFFGKGYGTEATRLLLDYAFDVVGLHRVSLEVFDYNPRAQRAYEKAGFVREGLQREALWWDGEWHDVVTMAILKTDPRP, from the coding sequence GTGATCGACACCGAGGCGCTGCGGACGCAGCCCGAACTGACCGGCGGGCACGTCGTGCTCACGCAGCTCGACGAAACCTACTTCGAGACCGCGTGGAAGGCCTTGCAGGAGCCCGAAACCATCCGGCTGACCGGGACGCACACCCGGTTCACCCCCGAGCAGATCCGGACCTGGCTCGCCGGGCGGACCGGCCTGGACGACAGGGCGGACTACGCGATCGTGCGCAAGGAGGATCGCGCGCACGTCGGCGATCTCGCGCTCACCGACATCGACAAGGACAATCGCTCCGCGTCGTTCCGCATCGCGCTGAACGGGCCGGAGTTCTTCGGCAAGGGCTATGGCACCGAGGCGACCAGGCTGCTGCTGGACTACGCGTTCGACGTCGTCGGCCTGCATCGTGTCTCGCTGGAGGTCTTCGACTACAATCCGCGGGCCCAGCGAGCTTACGAGAAGGCCGGGTTCGTCCGTGAGGGGCTCCAGCGGGAAGCGCTGTGGTGGGACGGCGAGTGGCATGACGTCGTCACGATGGCAATCCTGAAGACCGATCCCCGGCCCTGA
- a CDS encoding TVP38/TMEM64 family protein, with translation MSGRTKLILALTVLALFVAAAVLLPIPGPAGLRAWAAETGPATPLVFFLVYSILTVAPIPRTVFNLAGGLLLGATTGIVVGILATTVASALSFALSRALGRDLVTRHLHRAKVRAVNERLSDGGVLAITSLRLIPMVPFAPFSYLCGVSSVRFAPYLIGTALGSLPGTVAVVVLGDALTGETPPALLICYAVFAAAGAIGLVKVFRRKALPVPDPSEEEESPASAPAS, from the coding sequence GTGTCCGGCCGTACCAAATTAATCCTCGCGCTCACCGTGCTCGCCCTTTTCGTGGCGGCCGCGGTCCTGCTGCCGATCCCGGGTCCGGCCGGGCTGCGGGCCTGGGCGGCCGAGACCGGCCCGGCCACCCCACTCGTGTTCTTCCTGGTCTATTCGATCCTGACCGTGGCACCGATCCCGCGCACCGTGTTCAACCTGGCGGGCGGGTTGCTGCTCGGCGCCACCACGGGCATCGTCGTCGGCATCCTGGCGACCACGGTCGCGTCGGCGCTCTCGTTCGCTCTTTCGAGGGCACTCGGCCGCGATCTGGTCACCCGGCACCTGCACCGGGCGAAGGTCCGCGCGGTCAACGAGCGACTTTCGGACGGCGGCGTCTTGGCGATCACCTCCTTAAGGCTGATCCCGATGGTGCCGTTCGCTCCGTTCAGTTACCTGTGCGGAGTGTCATCGGTCCGTTTCGCCCCGTATCTGATCGGGACCGCGCTCGGCAGCCTCCCGGGAACGGTCGCGGTCGTCGTCCTCGGTGACGCGCTGACCGGGGAAACACCGCCCGCCCTGCTGATCTGTTACGCCGTGTTCGCCGCGGCGGGGGCCATCGGGCTGGTGAAGGTCTTCCGGCGCAAAGCCCTGCCGGTGCCCGATCCGAGCGAGGAAGAAGAATCGCCCGCCTCCGCACCGGCGAGCTGA
- a CDS encoding serine/threonine-protein kinase: MGVVWRAIDVRLERSVAVKQILPQPGVSEAERDNMRQRAMREAKNAARFQHPNAIVVFDIAEHGGDPCLVMEYLNGPSLSAIISEEGTLPLGRVAKIGEQVASALVAAHRAGIVHRDVKPGNILIDEAGTAKITDFGISRAAGDMTLTQTGLIGGTPAYLAPELARGSDPVPSSDVFALGATLYQAIEGQTPYGNSSNQLALLYAAANGQINPPQQAGPATALLMSLLRTEPTERPTMAEARERLAALAANESGAGMAASPRLFGAGGGRQPAVPDTPGHGIPGGERPPWQRTDKPAESAAGAPPAPAKTHTPTAAFIPMRSPSAPPNTPPRPVAAMSPPPSAAAPMRPSQAKPADAKRKAVLFAGAGAAVVVVAVIVFLVLNSGNGSDNQGGNNAGANPQTSVSAPPKSGSSSSRPAPAGLGKTPSEKVTSYSSVGQFLLDFFDTDKIGTSASWNKLTEAAKEVYGSEQAFAEYWSTHKVTGADTARADSGGGNPDGSIDMNITLNKGPRPALRVVQVGGQYYIDADTRVLGN, from the coding sequence ATGGGGGTGGTCTGGCGTGCCATCGATGTCCGCCTCGAGCGCTCGGTGGCGGTCAAGCAGATCCTCCCGCAGCCGGGTGTCTCCGAGGCCGAACGCGACAACATGCGCCAGCGCGCCATGCGCGAGGCGAAGAACGCGGCCCGGTTCCAGCATCCGAACGCGATCGTGGTGTTCGACATCGCCGAGCACGGCGGCGATCCCTGCCTGGTGATGGAGTACCTGAACGGCCCGAGTCTCTCGGCGATCATCTCCGAGGAAGGCACGCTGCCGCTCGGGCGCGTCGCGAAGATCGGCGAGCAGGTCGCGTCGGCGCTGGTGGCCGCGCACCGCGCCGGGATCGTGCACCGCGACGTCAAACCGGGCAACATCCTGATCGACGAGGCCGGTACCGCGAAGATCACCGACTTCGGCATCTCCCGCGCCGCCGGCGACATGACGCTCACCCAGACCGGCCTGATCGGCGGCACCCCGGCGTATCTCGCGCCCGAGCTGGCGCGCGGCTCCGACCCGGTGCCCAGCTCCGACGTCTTCGCGCTCGGCGCGACGCTCTACCAGGCGATCGAGGGCCAGACCCCGTACGGGAACAGCTCGAACCAGCTGGCGCTGCTGTACGCGGCGGCGAACGGCCAGATCAACCCGCCGCAGCAGGCGGGCCCCGCGACGGCGCTGCTGATGAGCCTCCTGCGCACCGAGCCGACCGAGCGCCCGACCATGGCCGAGGCCAGGGAACGTCTCGCCGCACTGGCGGCGAACGAGTCCGGCGCGGGCATGGCCGCGTCGCCGCGGCTCTTCGGAGCGGGCGGCGGTAGACAGCCCGCCGTGCCCGACACCCCGGGACACGGCATCCCCGGCGGAGAGCGGCCGCCGTGGCAGCGGACCGACAAGCCCGCCGAGTCCGCCGCGGGCGCTCCCCCGGCTCCGGCCAAGACCCACACGCCGACGGCCGCCTTCATCCCGATGCGCTCGCCGTCCGCCCCGCCGAACACGCCGCCACGTCCGGTCGCCGCGATGAGCCCGCCGCCGTCCGCGGCCGCTCCGATGCGGCCGTCCCAGGCCAAGCCCGCCGACGCCAAACGCAAGGCCGTCCTGTTCGCGGGCGCCGGTGCCGCCGTCGTGGTGGTCGCCGTGATCGTGTTCCTGGTCCTCAATTCGGGCAACGGGAGCGACAACCAGGGCGGCAACAACGCCGGGGCGAACCCGCAGACCAGTGTCTCTGCGCCGCCGAAGAGCGGCTCGTCTTCGTCGCGGCCCGCGCCCGCGGGCTTGGGGAAAACCCCGAGTGAGAAGGTCACCAGCTACTCCAGCGTGGGGCAATTCCTGCTGGACTTCTTTGACACCGACAAGATCGGAACGTCCGCGAGCTGGAACAAGCTCACGGAGGCCGCGAAAGAGGTCTACGGCTCGGAGCAGGCTTTCGCCGAGTACTGGAGCACTCACAAGGTCACCGGTGCCGACACCGCGCGAGCGGACAGCGGCGGCGGAAACCCTGATGGCTCGATCGACATGAACATCACGCTCAACAAGGGACCGCGGCCGGCGCTGCGCGTGGTCCAGGTCGGCGGCCAGTACTACATCGACGCCGACACGCGAGTACTCGGCAACTGA